In Amycolatopsis methanolica 239, a single genomic region encodes these proteins:
- a CDS encoding nucleotidyltransferase family protein, whose amino-acid sequence MKAFLLAAGLGTRLRPLTDHTPKCLVEIGGRPMLDIWLDALEAAGVDEVLVNLHHLAPLVWAHLAERRGGPLVRTAEEPELLGSAGTVSANRDFVAGEEMFLALNADNLTDFDLRVLIEAHRAGGAIATLSVFRAPDPTQCGILTVADGLVTGFTEKPAKPTGSLANAGMYAFSPAVLDLIGPPPRDIGYHLLPELVGRARAVSLGDSWFLDIGTPAALARAREVWQGRRAS is encoded by the coding sequence GTGAAGGCGTTCCTGCTCGCGGCCGGGCTGGGGACGCGGTTGCGGCCCCTGACCGACCACACGCCCAAGTGCCTCGTCGAGATCGGCGGGCGGCCGATGCTGGACATCTGGCTGGACGCGCTCGAGGCCGCCGGTGTGGACGAGGTGCTGGTCAACCTGCACCACCTCGCGCCGCTGGTGTGGGCGCACCTGGCCGAGCGGCGGGGCGGCCCGCTCGTGCGCACCGCCGAGGAGCCGGAACTGCTCGGCAGCGCGGGCACCGTGTCGGCGAACCGGGACTTCGTCGCGGGCGAGGAGATGTTCCTGGCGCTCAACGCGGACAACCTGACCGACTTCGACCTGCGGGTCCTGATCGAGGCGCACCGCGCGGGCGGCGCGATCGCGACGCTGTCGGTGTTCCGGGCGCCCGATCCGACCCAGTGCGGGATCCTCACGGTTGCCGACGGTCTGGTGACGGGGTTCACCGAAAAGCCAGCGAAGCCGACCGGTTCTTTGGCCAATGCGGGGATGTACGCGTTCTCCCCCGCCGTGCTCGACCTGATCGGCCCGCCGCCCCGGGACATCGGCTACCACCTGCTGCCCGAACTCGTCGGGCGCGCCCGCGCGGTCTCCCTCGGCGACTCCTGGTTCCTCGACATCGGCACCCCCGCGGCCCTGGCCAGGGCGCGCGAAGTCTGGCAAGGCAGGCGAGCATCGTGA
- a CDS encoding glycosyltransferase family 4 protein has protein sequence MRVAINLLTDDPFNPSGAHWFWTRVIPEMTRLLRDGESFHLMVSPKSRPAHDYGRSVGYITYPWSNEKRNLRTLSEHLYSPLRLPLSGIDVLNTLMAPIVKSAPKLVVHIKTLHAYTTPHAISPPARLYRQLSYPRTARLADAIILNSRSLVDEVQQYLNVDPAKIRLIPEAVDHELFNPGDRDEAFAHVAKRYGVRENFVLFVSSLWPYKNCEGLIRAFAAAKSDLGGRQLVVVGPGRDVEYVGELKALAARLGVADDIVWVGGVPLEETVHFYRAAEVFVYPSHNETFGLPILEAMASACPVVTSNLTAMPETAGGAALLADPKDADSIADQIVKACGPESERLRARGPERASEFTWAATAARTLDVYREVHEGHTR, from the coding sequence ATGCGCGTCGCGATCAACCTGCTCACCGACGACCCGTTCAACCCGTCGGGCGCGCACTGGTTCTGGACCCGCGTCATCCCCGAGATGACCCGGCTGCTCCGCGACGGCGAGTCGTTCCACCTGATGGTGAGCCCGAAGTCACGGCCTGCGCACGACTACGGCCGCAGCGTCGGCTACATCACCTACCCGTGGTCCAACGAGAAGCGCAACCTGCGCACGCTGTCGGAGCACCTGTACTCGCCGCTGCGGCTGCCGCTGAGCGGGATCGACGTGCTGAACACGCTGATGGCGCCGATCGTGAAGTCCGCACCGAAGCTGGTGGTGCACATCAAGACGCTGCACGCGTACACGACGCCGCACGCGATCTCCCCGCCCGCGCGGCTGTACCGCCAGCTGAGCTACCCGCGCACCGCCCGCCTGGCCGACGCGATCATCCTCAACTCGCGCAGCCTGGTCGACGAGGTGCAGCAGTACCTGAACGTGGATCCGGCGAAGATCCGGCTCATCCCGGAGGCGGTGGACCACGAGCTGTTCAACCCCGGCGACCGGGACGAGGCGTTCGCACACGTCGCGAAGCGGTACGGGGTGCGCGAGAACTTCGTGTTGTTCGTGTCGTCGCTGTGGCCGTACAAGAACTGCGAGGGACTGATCCGCGCGTTCGCCGCGGCGAAGTCCGACCTCGGCGGCAGGCAGCTGGTCGTCGTCGGACCTGGCCGGGACGTCGAGTACGTCGGCGAGCTCAAGGCGCTCGCCGCGCGGCTCGGCGTGGCGGACGACATCGTGTGGGTGGGTGGCGTGCCGCTGGAGGAGACGGTGCACTTCTACCGCGCCGCGGAGGTGTTCGTGTACCCGTCGCACAACGAGACGTTCGGCCTGCCGATCCTGGAGGCCATGGCCTCGGCGTGCCCGGTGGTCACCTCCAACCTCACCGCGATGCCGGAGACCGCGGGCGGGGCGGCGCTGCTGGCCGACCCGAAGGACGCGGACTCGATCGCCGACCAGATCGTCAAGGCCTGCGGCCCGGAGAGCGAGCGGCTGCGCGCCCGCGGACCGGAACGCGCGAGCGAGTTCACCTGGGCGGCCACTGCCGCGCGCACGCTCGACGTGTACCGCGAAGTCCACGAGGGGCACACCCGATGA
- a CDS encoding right-handed parallel beta-helix repeat-containing protein, whose product MAVFLGVLAPLAALACTPSPEPADTTATLAGSGACRNLPPGPAEPPAGAVVVDAAVPGDLQAKTKASPPGTTFWLRPGTHTLGTDEFDQVAPKDGNTYTGAPGAVVDGRDTNRYAFSGKASGVTIEHLTVTGFDAPDNEGVVNHDSGAGWVIRSNLLTDNRGAAMMAGARQVMTGNCLKDNGQYGLNACCGDVTDVVLEGNEFVGNNADDVESKYADGCGCTGAMKFWEVDGADIRGNWIHDNRGPGIWADTNNNDFLIENNLIENNDGAAIFYETSYNATIRGNTLKRNNLVSGREFVDRDDNFPSAAVYISESGGDARVPARTDRIDIHDNEFQDNWGGVTLWENADRFCNSPANTSTGTCTLVVNDVANCAPPGIDTDPLHGDCRWKTQNVQVHGNRFEVNPRNIGCQAMCARMALLSNYGSSPDWSPYQGDVIPQAITFDQNNRWYGNTYVGPWTFVAHDASRLVEQIEWQGPVYRQDAGSTFAMGGGK is encoded by the coding sequence GTGGCGGTGTTCCTCGGCGTCCTGGCGCCGCTGGCCGCGCTCGCGTGCACCCCCAGCCCGGAACCGGCGGACACCACCGCGACGCTGGCGGGCTCCGGGGCGTGCCGCAACCTGCCGCCCGGCCCCGCGGAGCCACCCGCGGGCGCGGTCGTGGTCGACGCGGCCGTGCCCGGCGACCTCCAGGCCAAGACGAAGGCCAGCCCGCCGGGCACCACGTTCTGGCTGCGGCCCGGCACGCACACCCTTGGCACCGACGAGTTCGACCAGGTCGCGCCGAAGGACGGCAACACCTACACCGGCGCCCCGGGAGCGGTGGTCGACGGGCGCGACACCAACCGGTACGCCTTCAGCGGCAAGGCGAGCGGGGTGACCATCGAGCACCTCACGGTGACCGGGTTCGACGCGCCGGACAACGAGGGCGTGGTCAACCACGACTCCGGCGCCGGCTGGGTCATCCGGTCGAACCTGCTCACCGACAACCGCGGCGCCGCGATGATGGCGGGCGCGCGCCAGGTGATGACAGGCAACTGCCTCAAGGACAACGGGCAGTACGGGCTCAACGCCTGCTGCGGCGACGTGACCGACGTCGTGCTGGAGGGCAACGAGTTCGTCGGCAACAACGCCGACGACGTGGAGAGCAAGTACGCCGACGGCTGCGGCTGCACCGGCGCGATGAAGTTCTGGGAGGTCGACGGCGCCGACATCCGCGGCAACTGGATCCACGACAACCGCGGGCCGGGCATCTGGGCCGACACCAACAACAACGACTTCCTGATCGAGAACAACCTCATCGAGAACAACGACGGCGCCGCGATCTTCTACGAGACCAGCTACAACGCGACCATCCGCGGTAACACGCTGAAGCGCAACAACCTGGTCAGCGGGCGCGAGTTCGTCGACCGCGACGACAACTTCCCGTCCGCGGCGGTCTACATCTCCGAGTCCGGCGGCGACGCGCGCGTGCCCGCCCGCACCGACCGGATCGACATCCACGACAACGAGTTCCAGGACAACTGGGGCGGGGTCACGCTGTGGGAGAACGCGGACCGCTTCTGCAACAGCCCCGCCAACACGTCCACCGGCACCTGCACGCTCGTCGTCAACGACGTCGCGAATTGCGCCCCGCCGGGCATCGACACCGACCCGCTGCACGGCGACTGCCGCTGGAAGACGCAGAACGTGCAGGTCCACGGCAACCGGTTCGAGGTGAACCCGCGGAACATCGGCTGCCAGGCGATGTGCGCCCGGATGGCGTTGCTGTCCAACTACGGCAGCTCGCCGGACTGGTCGCCGTACCAGGGCGACGTGATCCCGCAGGCCATCACCTTCGACCAGAACAACCGCTGGTACGGCAACACCTACGTCGGGCCGTGGACCTTCGTCGCGCACGACGCGAGCAGGCTGGTCGAGCAGATCGAGTGGCAGGGCCCGGTCTACCGCCAGGACGCGGGCAGCACGTTCGCGATGGGGGGCGGCAAGTGA
- a CDS encoding SDR family NAD(P)-dependent oxidoreductase: MRVLVTGGAGFIGSHTCDRLVELGHEVVVLDVLAAPVHRGGRPNHLTPGVEFYEGDVRNRDLMRNLLRRVDAVYHFAAYQDYLPDFAKFTDVNVTSTAMIYEIVVAEKLDLQRIVVASSQAAMGEGLYRCAVHGEQTPDMRPESALRAARWDIGCAVCGEPIEVLPTPERVANPQNAYGMSKHGEEVVAVNLGRRYGIPTVALRYSIVQGPRQSVYNAYSGACRIFNLHYLLGGAPTLYEDGQNIRDYVNIHDVVDANVLVLADDRAAGRVFNVGGGAGYTTQEFAEVVRRQYGSDRPGRISGEYRFGDTRHILSDVDTLKQLGWSPKRTPADSVAEYAAWLRDVRGLDEILAEADAKMRSLGVVRKAGS, translated from the coding sequence ATGAGGGTCCTGGTCACCGGCGGCGCCGGGTTCATCGGCTCGCACACCTGCGACCGGCTCGTCGAGCTGGGGCACGAGGTGGTCGTGCTGGACGTGCTGGCCGCGCCGGTGCACCGCGGCGGCAGGCCGAACCACCTCACGCCCGGCGTGGAGTTCTACGAGGGCGACGTGCGCAACCGCGACCTGATGCGCAACCTGCTGCGCCGCGTGGACGCGGTCTACCACTTCGCCGCCTACCAGGACTACCTGCCGGACTTCGCGAAGTTCACCGACGTCAACGTCACCTCGACCGCGATGATCTACGAGATCGTGGTCGCCGAGAAGCTGGACCTGCAGCGGATCGTCGTGGCGTCCTCGCAGGCGGCGATGGGCGAAGGGCTGTACCGGTGCGCGGTGCACGGCGAGCAGACGCCGGACATGCGCCCGGAGTCCGCGCTGCGGGCCGCGCGCTGGGACATCGGCTGCGCGGTGTGCGGCGAGCCGATCGAGGTGCTGCCGACGCCGGAACGCGTCGCCAACCCCCAGAACGCCTACGGCATGTCCAAGCACGGCGAGGAGGTCGTGGCGGTCAACCTCGGGCGCCGCTACGGCATCCCGACCGTCGCCCTGCGCTACAGCATCGTGCAGGGCCCGCGGCAGTCGGTCTACAACGCCTACTCCGGCGCGTGCCGCATCTTCAACCTGCACTACCTGCTCGGCGGCGCGCCGACGCTGTACGAGGACGGGCAGAACATCCGCGACTACGTCAACATCCACGACGTCGTCGACGCGAACGTGCTGGTGCTCGCTGACGACCGCGCGGCGGGGCGGGTGTTCAACGTGGGCGGCGGGGCCGGGTACACCACCCAGGAGTTCGCCGAGGTCGTGCGCCGGCAGTACGGATCGGACCGGCCGGGCCGGATCAGCGGCGAGTACCGGTTCGGCGACACCCGGCACATCCTCTCCGACGTCGACACGCTCAAGCAGCTGGGCTGGTCCCCGAAGCGGACCCCGGCGGACTCTGTCGCCGAGTACGCGGCGTGGTTGCGGGACGTGCGCGGCCTGGACGAGATCCTCGCCGAGGCCGACGCGAAGATGCGCTCGCTCGGCGTGGTGCGCAAGGCGGGCTCGTGA
- a CDS encoding membrane protein, translating to MSLTGIRPRTLDEDDVARSPRTFRILGAIWALMIFNTLATQGVSALIPIPRPVTQVLTMSAVGIAFALALILNPRLKIRPSAFLVLLSLLLVASFASSVRMESGFGSLFRCARLGLFVGTLWLISPWMNGSIWFVRQHIRVLTVLLVSVAVGLVISPGLAMPELNDGRLTGVLWPLTPTQIGQYAAIVAGLAMLLWINRLTDARSVVMVTGPAIVLLVLTHTRTATLGLVSGLVVAMLSMWLTSGRARKAFAWGIAVAGIGAVLLGPLLQTWVLRGQDAENFGNLTGRAKVWERLLSAPRTWFEEIFGTGLSNKSFDGLPIDNSWLAVYHEQGYLGATIVVLFLVTVVVVAIARPPSPGRACALFLITYCLAASYTEAGLGDASPYLLHLAVAAGLLAGTPQRTVSR from the coding sequence ATGAGCCTCACCGGCATCCGGCCGCGGACACTCGACGAGGACGACGTCGCCCGAAGCCCGCGCACCTTCCGGATCCTGGGCGCGATCTGGGCCTTGATGATCTTCAACACCCTCGCCACCCAGGGCGTCTCGGCGCTCATCCCGATCCCGCGCCCGGTCACCCAGGTCCTCACGATGAGCGCGGTCGGCATCGCGTTCGCGCTCGCCCTGATCCTCAACCCGCGCCTGAAGATCCGGCCCAGCGCGTTCCTGGTGCTGCTCAGCCTGCTGCTGGTCGCGAGCTTCGCGAGCAGCGTGCGCATGGAGTCCGGCTTCGGCTCGCTGTTCCGGTGCGCCAGGCTCGGGTTGTTCGTCGGGACGTTGTGGTTGATCAGCCCGTGGATGAACGGCTCTATCTGGTTCGTCCGCCAGCACATCAGGGTGCTGACCGTGCTGCTGGTCTCCGTCGCCGTCGGCCTGGTGATCTCGCCCGGTCTGGCCATGCCGGAACTCAACGACGGCAGGCTCACCGGCGTGCTGTGGCCGCTGACCCCGACTCAGATCGGGCAGTACGCCGCGATCGTCGCCGGGCTGGCCATGCTGCTGTGGATCAACAGGCTCACCGACGCGCGCAGCGTGGTCATGGTCACCGGCCCGGCGATCGTCCTGCTCGTGCTGACCCACACCCGCACCGCGACCCTCGGCCTGGTCTCCGGGCTCGTCGTCGCGATGCTGTCGATGTGGCTCACCAGCGGCCGCGCCCGCAAGGCGTTCGCCTGGGGCATCGCGGTTGCCGGGATCGGCGCCGTCCTGCTCGGGCCCCTGCTGCAGACCTGGGTCCTGCGCGGCCAGGACGCGGAGAACTTCGGCAACCTCACCGGCCGCGCGAAGGTGTGGGAGCGGCTGCTGTCCGCCCCGCGCACCTGGTTCGAAGAGATCTTCGGCACCGGGCTGTCCAACAAGTCCTTCGACGGCCTGCCCATCGACAACAGCTGGCTGGCCGTCTACCACGAGCAGGGCTACCTGGGCGCCACGATCGTCGTGTTGTTCCTGGTGACGGTGGTCGTGGTGGCCATCGCCCGCCCGCCGTCGCCGGGGCGGGCGTGCGCGTTGTTCCTGATCACGTACTGCCTCGCGGCCTCCTACACCGAAGCCGGCCTCGGGGACGCCTCGCCGTACCTGCTGCACCTGGCGGTCGCGGCCGGCCTGCTCGCCGGTACTCCACAAAGGACGGTATCGCGGTGA
- a CDS encoding HAD-IIIA family hydrolase, translated as MSQPGVLLDRDGTIIVDSGYVGSVDRVEFIDGAIAAIAALNRAGVPVAVVTNQAGVARGYYGIADVEQVHKHMIAEMARHGAHVDLWLFCPYHPDGIVEAFARRSADRKPGPGMALAAGEALDLDLSASWVVGDSPADVGLARAVGAKPLHVGPPGSAVMGVDAFPDLAAAVRFILGGDTAPAPEQQKAPKFPAAKFHRADSYGGAYVAELARAFATVDLEQVSRAAKILNAAYDRDSAVFACGNGGSASIANHLQCDHVKGVRNGTGVTTRVQSLSTNVELFSAIANDLGYEHVFEYQLQSQARPGDVLIVISSSGRSPNIVRALDWATAHDMPTIALTGFAGGPARRRAEVSIHVGSANYGVVEDAHQACMHLLAQYVRQSRMTPDAVVSQTF; from the coding sequence GTGAGCCAGCCAGGGGTTCTGCTCGATCGCGACGGCACGATCATCGTCGACAGCGGGTATGTCGGCTCCGTCGACCGGGTCGAGTTCATCGACGGGGCCATCGCGGCGATCGCCGCGCTCAACCGGGCCGGCGTCCCGGTCGCCGTGGTGACCAACCAGGCCGGCGTCGCCCGCGGGTACTACGGCATCGCCGACGTGGAGCAGGTCCACAAGCACATGATCGCCGAGATGGCGCGGCACGGCGCGCACGTGGACCTGTGGCTGTTCTGCCCCTACCACCCGGACGGCATCGTCGAGGCGTTCGCCCGGCGCAGCGCCGACCGCAAGCCGGGGCCGGGCATGGCGCTGGCCGCCGGAGAAGCGCTCGACCTGGACCTTTCCGCGTCGTGGGTGGTCGGGGACAGCCCCGCCGACGTCGGGCTCGCGCGGGCCGTCGGCGCGAAACCGCTGCACGTCGGGCCGCCCGGCTCGGCCGTGATGGGCGTGGACGCGTTCCCCGATCTCGCCGCCGCCGTGCGGTTCATCCTCGGCGGCGACACCGCGCCGGCGCCGGAGCAGCAGAAGGCGCCCAAGTTCCCGGCCGCGAAGTTCCACCGGGCCGACTCCTACGGCGGCGCCTACGTCGCCGAGCTGGCGCGCGCCTTCGCCACCGTGGACCTGGAGCAGGTCAGCCGCGCGGCGAAGATCCTGAACGCCGCCTACGACCGCGATTCGGCCGTGTTCGCCTGCGGCAACGGCGGATCCGCGTCGATCGCCAACCACCTGCAGTGCGACCACGTGAAGGGCGTGCGCAACGGCACCGGGGTCACCACGCGCGTGCAGAGCCTGAGCACCAACGTGGAGCTGTTCAGCGCGATCGCCAACGACCTCGGCTACGAGCACGTCTTCGAGTACCAGCTGCAGTCCCAGGCGCGGCCGGGCGACGTGCTGATCGTCATCTCGTCCTCGGGCCGCTCGCCGAACATCGTGCGGGCACTGGACTGGGCGACGGCGCACGACATGCCGACCATCGCGCTCACCGGCTTCGCCGGCGGGCCGGCCCGGCGCCGCGCCGAGGTCTCCATCCACGTCGGCTCCGCCAACTACGGCGTCGTCGAAGACGCCCACCAGGCGTGCATGCACCTGCTGGCCCAGTACGTCCGACAGTCGAGGATGACCCCAGATGCCGTTGTCTCGCAGACATTCTGA